From one Rhopalosiphum padi isolate XX-2018 chromosome 2, ASM2088224v1, whole genome shotgun sequence genomic stretch:
- the LOC132922983 gene encoding histone H4-like has translation MTGRGKGGAKRHRKVLRDNIQGITKPAIRRLARRGGVKRISGLIYEDTRGVLKVFLENVIRDAVTYTEHAKRKTVTAMDVVYALKRQGRTLYGFGG, from the coding sequence ATGACCGGACGCGGTAAAGGAGGAGCCAAACGTCATCGTAAGGTACTCCGTGACAACATCCAGGGAATCACCAAGCCTGCCATTCGTCGGTTAGCTCGTCGTGGTGGAGTAAAACGTATCTCCGGTTTGATCTACGAAGATACCCGCGGTGTGTTGAAAGTATTTCTGGAAAATGTGATTCGTGATGCAGTCACTTATACCGAACACGCTAAACGAAAAACCGTTACCGCCATGGACGTTGTTTACGCTTTGAAAAGACAAGGCCGTACACTTTACGGATTTGGTGGATAA
- the LOC132922974 gene encoding histone H2B-like, whose amino-acid sequence MAPGGKSAGKAMKKSSGKAQKNIAKSDKKRKPKRKESYAIYIYKVLKQVHPDTGVSSKAMSIMNSFVNDLFERIAAESSRLAHYNKRSTITSREIQTAVRLLLPGELAKHAVSEGTKAVTKYTSSK is encoded by the coding sequence ATGGCTCCAGGAGGTAAATCTGCAGGAAAGGCGATGAAGAAATCGTCCGGCAAGGCCCAAAAGAACATCGCCAAGTCCGACAAGAAACGCAAGCCAAAGAGGAAGGAATCCTATGCCATCTACATCTACAAAGTACTGAAGCAAGTACATCCCGACACCGGTGTCTCCTCTAAGGCAATGAGCATTATGAACAGTTTCGTCAACGATTTATTCGAGCGTATCGCCGCCGAGTCCAGTCGTCTGGCACACTACAACAAGCGATCGACCATCACCAGTCGGGAGATCCAAACCGCCGTTCGACTTTTGTTGCCCGGTGAATTGGCCAAGCACGCTGTCAGTGAAGGAACCAAAGCCGTCACAAAGTACACCAGCTCTAAATAA
- the LOC132922977 gene encoding histone H2A: MSGRGKAGKSKGGKSKTRSSRAGLQFPVGRIHRLLRKGNYAERVGAGAPVYLAAVMEYLAAEVLELAGNAARDNKKSRIIPRHLQLAIRNDEELNKLLSGVTIAQGGVLPNIQAVLLPKKTEKKV, encoded by the coding sequence ATGAGCGGAAGAGGCAAAGCAGGAAAATCGAAGGGAGGCAAATCCAAGACCAGGTCGTCCCGTGCCGGACTCCAGTTCCCGGTCGGTCGTATTCATCGTCTGTTGAGGAAAGGAAACTACGCCGAACGTGTCGGAGCCGGAGCACCGGTGTACCTGGCCGCTGTCATGGAATACTTGGCAGCTGAAGTTTTAGAATTAGCTGGTAACGCTGCCCGTGACAACAAGAAATCTCGTATCATTCCCAGACATTTGCAATTGGCAATCAGGAACGACGAAgaattaaacaaattgttgTCCGGTGTTACAATCGCTCAAGGCGGTGTGTTACCCAACATCCAGGCTGTTCTTTTGCCCAAAAAAACCGAAAAGAAAGTCTAA